GAAAGGGGGTCAATACTTTGGTAGAAACGATGGTAGCAATGGAGTTGGCGGCATCATGAAAACCATTGATGTAGTCGAAGATGAGTGCCAACGCTATAATGACAATCAGAAAAGTCATACGCAGAATTGTGAATGATAAGGATTCGGGATGAAGAACCGCTTGGGCAGGCTTTAGGCGTATTTAATGATGATGGATTCAATCACATTGCCGGCGTCTTCAAACTTATCGGTCACCAGTTCCAGCACCTGATAAATTTCCCGCTTCTTAATCACTTCTTTGGCATCTGGCTCTGTAGCAAACAGGCGTTCAATGCTCAGGTCAAACACATCGTCGGCCTGGTTTTCGATGCTGTTTACCCGCACCAGTGCATCGGTAATGCTGCGTACATTTTTCATGTTGCGCAGTTCTTTTACCGCTGTTTGTACTTGTATACAACCTTGCTCAATGAGGTCGGCAAATTTGGAAATGCCAATATCGTTGGGGTTAACCCGGTAGAAGTTGATTTTTTTGGCAGAAGCGTAGATGTAATCTGCAATATCGTCGAGGGCAGAGGCCAGATAGTGAATGTCTTCGCGGTCGAACGGTGTAATGAAGTTGCGGCCGAGTTCGGTAAAAATGCGGTGGGTCACTTCATCATTTTTGTGCTCCAGGTCTTCTACTTGCTTAATGAGGGCTGCACGTTTGTCGTAGTCAGTTTCAGCTACAATTTCTTTGAGCTTCTTCCCCATTATTTCGAGGTTGTCGGCTACGTTTTCAAACAAATCGAAGAATACCCGGTCTTTGGGCAGAAAAAATTTGAGTACAGAATTGAGACCCATAATGTGGTTGTTTTTAGCGGGGCAAAGGTCAGCCGATACAGGCTCAGGAAACGCATGTCCTTATTTGGTAATAATTTCTTAACAATGAAATAATGTAGCAGCTGCAGCGCCGAAAGCCTGCCGCCCTTATATCAATCGTTTGCGGACAGCACAGGACAATTGGCTTTGGCCGTTGGCTACTTTTATTGGGCTAATCGTTTGCCCTATGAATACATTTCGCCTGATGGCCATTGTACCAATGCTGTTGTTTGCCATTGCAAGTTCCGCTGCGCCTTTTTTTGGACCCGACAGCCTGCATAAAACGTACATCATTACCCAACACGGCGTGGGCACCGATAGCAACCAGCTGAGCACCGCGGCCATTCAACAAGTGATAGACAAAGCCGAAGCCGCCGGTGGCGGTACCATTGTGGTGCCGAAAGGCGTGTTTTTAACCGGCGCCTTGTTTTTTAAACCCAACACCAAGCTGCAATTGCAGGAAGGGGCGCAGCTCAAAGGCTCCGATGATATTAGTAATTATCCGTTGCTGCCCTCCCGTATGGAAGGCCGCAGCATTTACTACTATGCGGCTTTAATCAATGCCTATCATGTAGACGGTTTTGAAATCAACGGCCCCGGTACCATTGATGGCAATGGGTTAAAGTTTTGGAAGTACTTCTGGTTTTACCGCGACTCAGTAAAAAAGAAGGCCGCAGTGCGACCAACCTCGAAGTACACCGGCCTCGTTTGGTATTTATTTGGGGCAGCAACCATGTGCAGATAAAAAATGTGAAACTGCACAATGCAGGCTTTTGGACCACGCACTTATATCAGTGCAACAATGTATTGATTGAAAACTGTGATATCCGTTCGCCATTTGCACCGGTGAAGGCACCCAGCACCGATGGTATTGATATTGATGTGTGTAAAAACGTGACTGTTCGCAAATGCTATATTTCGGTAAATGATGATGCGGTGTGTGTAAAAGGCGGGAAAGGGCCCGATGCACATTTGCGCAGCGAAAACGGTGTGGTAGAAAATGTGCTGATTGAAGATTGTGTGTTTGGCGAATCGCATGGCACACTTACGTTTGGCAGCGAAAGCATTCATGCCCGCAACATTGTAATGCGCAATTGTGTGATGGAACACAACACGTCCATCCTGCGGTTGAAAATGCGCCCCGATACGTATCAGATTTATGAAAACGTACGCATCGAAAACATCACGGGCAAATGTGGTACTATTATTAGCATGGCACCTTGGACGCAGTTTTTTGATATGGGTGGCAGCACTGCCAAACCCTATGCACAAGTTCGCAATATCGTTTTCAGCAACATAGAAGTACAGTGTGCAAGCCTCGGCACCATGGAAGGAAATCCCATGGATACCGTAACTGCAGTGCAGTTCAACAATGTGAAAGCTACCGCCAAAGCTCCGGTGTTGAAAACGCCTTACAAAGCAGGCATAGCAGTGAACAATGTGTTGGTAAACGGACAGCCGTTTGAATGGAAGTGATAAAGCCCCATAATGGCCGCTGCACTTACCGGAATATTCATGGGTAGGTTTCGCCTTTGACATTGATTAACGCAGGAGTCGATAAAGCGCAATACATTTATTCCATTCTCTTGCAAACCATTGCCGATATGAAAAAGTTGCTCTTTTTGCTTTGCCTGCAAACCATTGCCATATACACTTTGGCACAATTGAATGTACAGCAGCTGCGTACAGAAAATCTGACCAATCCGCTGGGCATGGATGTGCCACAACCCATGCTGAGCTGGCAACTGAGCAGCACCGAAAAACAAGTGTTGCAAACTGCGTATGAAATTCGGGTGGGCAACACTGCTGCTGTAGCCAAAGGCAAAGTGCAATGGAGCAGCGGTAAAATACATTCGGAACAGTCTGCCGGCGTGTTGTATAACGGACCTGCATTGCAGTCGGGCAAAAAATATTACTGGCAGGTACGGGTGTGGAACAACAAAGGCCAGGTGTCGCCATGGAGTGAATTGGCTTTTTGGCAAATGGGATTGCTGCAACCTAATGACTGGAAAGCCCAATGGATTGAGCCCGGCTACACAGAAGATCTGCATTTTGCAGCGCCACTGCTGCGCAAAGAATTTAGCAGCAACAAGAAAATTCAATCGGCCACTGCATTCATCACTGCACATGGTTTGTACGAAGCACAAATCAATGGGCGTAGGGTGGGCGATGCCTTTCTTACACCCGGCTGGACCAGCTACAACAAGCGGTTGCAATATCAGGTGTATGATGTAACGACGCTCTTGCTGCAAGGTGTCAATGCTGTAGCTGTTACTTTGGGCGATGGTTGGTACCGCGGCAATTTTGCATTTGACCATCGCAGAAATATTTATGGCAAAGACATTGCGCTGTTATTTCAATTACAGATTGTGTACAGCGATGGCAGCACTACCACTATTGCATCAGACGGCAGCTGGAAATCGGCCACTGGCGCCATACGTGCCAATGGTATTTATCAGGGAGAAATCATTGATGCCCGATTGGAAAAAAATGGTTGGACAACAGCCGGCTACAACGATACAGCATGGACACCGGTAAAAACGGCCAACCACTCAAAAGACATATTGGTAGCCACGTACAACGAGCCCATCAAACAACACGAAACCTTTGCGCCGGTAAAAATACTGACCACGCCAAAGGGCGAACAAGTGATTGATTTTGGACAAAACTTAGTGGGCTGGGTGAAAGTAAAACTCAGGGGAAAAGCAGGAGATACGGTACGCATTGCTCATGCAGAAGTGCTGGATAAGCATGGCAATTTTTACACAGAAAATTTACGCGGTGCCAAAGCACAAGCTGTGTATGTACTCAAAGGAAATGGCGAAGAAATATTTGAACCGCATTTTACATTTTTCGGATTCCGGTATATCAAAGTAGAAGGCGCTGCAGCAGCCTTGCAGCCGCAAGATTTTACAGCCGTGGCCTTGTATTCGGATATGCCTAAAACGGGTAGTTTCACTTCTTCCAACGCACTCATTAACCAACTGCAGCACAACATTGAATGGGGGCTGCGGGGCAATTTTGTAGACGTGCCCACTGATTGTCCGCAGCGGGACGAACGCATGGGCTGGACGGGTGATGCACAAGCGTTTTTTAGGACAGCAACCTTCTTGCGGGGTGTCAATAATTTCTTTGGTAAATGGCTGAAAGATTTGGCTGCCGATCAAATCAACACGGGCAGTGTACCCCATGTTATTCCCAATGTATTGGGCGACAATGGCTGGGCTGCCGGCGGCAGTGCCGGCTGGTCAGATGCGGCTACCATTATACCTTGGGAAATGTATGTGGTGTATGGCGATAAACGCATTTTGGCCACCCAATACAACAGTATGAAAGCATGGGTAAACTACATGCAATCCAAAAGCCGCAACGACCTTTGGAACAGTGGCGATCATTTTGGCGATTGGCTGTTTTATACCATGGCCGACGACAACGATGGCAAAGCGGCTATCACCAATAAATATCTGATTGCCCAGTGTTTTTATGCGTACTCTACACAGTTGCTCATCAATGCAGCAACCGTATTGAACAAGCCAGAAGACGTAGCCACGTACACTGCATTGCTGCAGCGCATTAAAACGGCATTTCTCAACGAGTACACTACGCCCAATGGTGCTACCATGAGCAATACGCAAACCTCTTATGTACTGGCATTGCATTTCGATATGTTTCCAGAGCATTTGCGGCAGCAGGCAGCCGAACGTTTGGTAAACAACATCAAACAATACGGCAATCATTTAACCACCGGCTTTTTAGGCACTCCTTATTTGTGCCATGTGCTCAGCCGCTTTGGCTATTCCGATGTGGCCTATACATTGTTGTTGCAGCAAACCTATCCATCGTGGTTGTATCCTGTAACCAAAGGGGCCACCACCATTTGGGAACGCTGGGACGGCATTCGTACCAACGGCGATTTTCAGGCCATTACCATGAACTCTTTTAACCACTATGCTTATGGTGCCATTGGCGATTGGCTCTATCGGGTAATGGTGGGCATCGACAATGTGCCGGGTACAGTGGGTTACAAAAACATCCGTATTCAACCGCATATCGGCAAAGATTTTACGCAGGCTTCGGCCAGCTACCAAACGCCCTATGGCCTGTGTAGTGCCGGCTGGAACATTGCACAACAGCAACTGACACTCACCGCCGATATACCTGCCAATACAACCGCTGTTATTTATGTGCCGGTACAAGGCGATGCTACCGTGTTGGAAAATGGCCAACCGCTGAGTAGCCTGGCCTACCTGCAAGTATTGGGCAAGGAAAACGGCTACCTGAAAGTGCAGGCAGGCTCGGGTAAGTACCGGTTTACAACAACATTTGTACATCAATAACTGCTGCTCCAATAGCATAAAGGCACTTCCGATGGGAAGTGCCTTTTGTTTTTTGTGCTGCCGGCGCTGGCATTGGGGCCTGTGCAAAGTGGATAGGATAGCCGCCGTAACTGCAGTAAATAGTCGGGGCGTATTGCAGTCGGGGCGTATGCGATACGCCCAAAAAATGAAAAAGGGGCGAATTCAATTCGCCCCCACAGAAGATGAATGAAGGGGCGAATACCATTAGCTCCGACGGGCAGTTTTTTTGTGGAAGAAAAAAACGGCCAAAAAATATTTCCACAACTTTTATTTCCACAACAAGGGCAGCCAGGCAATAAGCCGGCTGCTCTTGCGCTGGCCTCCGGGCCAGTGCAGAGCGGTTACTACGGTGGCTATAACTGCTGCAGCCTGTTGTATGTCAGGCTGAGTGACGATCCTGTCACAGGCCGGGAGGCCTGCGACAGGATCATTAGAAAACTATTTGCCTAAATACTTTTGAATAAATGCTAAAGTTTGATCATAGCCAACTATTATAGTCACAATGCTACTTATAAGTGTGATTAGGGCAACGAGCCCTGAAATCACTTTGTAAATCAAACTCTCTCTAATCGAGGTTAATTTTCGGTTACTGATAATTCCAAACCAGCCGAGAACATAAAATGGGATACTCAAAACCACTTTGAAGCCCTCCCGAAACCAAATGATTGGATTTTTTATATGGTGTGAATAATTTTTGATATTCTCCTCTAAATTACCAATGTGTTTAAGTAAACAATCGTCAACAGCTCCTGCATCAAATTTTTCTACCTGTCCATTTCTGAACTTGGGAATTGTGTTTATGATTATTGCATATTGATTAATCATATAGTTCTGATATGGAGGTTTGTAAGACATAAATCCGAAAGAACCTACATGATTTTGAATTTTACTCACATTCATTGTAAGCCAAACGTACAAGTCTACATCAAACTCTCCAGTACGTGTATATCTATCATAAGTTTGAAAATACCTGTTTGCAAAAACAATAAACTTATTTCTGAATTCATCAGCAAATTGTAGTCGCTGTGAATCATCTGAATGTTTTTTGACAACATATAGCAGACCTATAATACAAACACTCAGTATTCCCAGTATAATCAGACTTGTTATCATTTATGCGTTCTCAATTATTTGAATTTCTTCTTCGGTTAATTCGTAAAGCTGATATATTAGTTTATCTACCTCTTTTTCTAAAATCATTTGTTCATTGCTGCTTCTTTCTTGTTTAAGAATTTCTGAAATCAAATTAGCTATTTGCTCCTGTACACTCATTGAAGGCTTCATTATAGGCAATTTGTCAACAAAAGTTGAAGACATAGAAAAATATCCGCCAGCTTTAATCGGGAATGTAGATTTAATTATAAATGCGATAAGTTTTGAATTAAGTATTCCTAAAAGGTATTTTAAGTCAACCTCTGGATCAGTTAGTGTAATTGCGAAAACTCTTGCTCCACTATAACCTGATTTGTTTCTATCAATTGAAAACTTCGTTATTTTTTGTTCACCCGGAAAAACGATTTTTTCTTTTCCAAATATTTCAAGTTGTCCAAATCTTGTTAAGGAATACCATTTGTTTGAATCGGCAAATGTTGTTCTTGAATCCTTTCTTTCTTCGAGTGCTTTCTTTTTTGAAAAAAGATATTGGTATGTTTTCGGGTAGTAGTTTCGAAGCTCCTCTTCGGGCAAGAGAATTGTAAATCCATTCTCTAATTTGTAAGGATAGATAATATGTAAATCAAAATTTGCATAATGGTATCTCTTGCAATTGTTTGCTCGAATTAACGGAAGCAATAATTCTCTTTCTAAGTTTTCTTTACGAATTACATTCTCATCTACTATGAAAATATTGTCTGCGCCACTTACAATTCCATAACTGCATTTCCCGATTGAAGATAATGATGCATGAGTATTTAATTTTTCAAGAAGAATTTTATTCTCATTTGTAGATAAAACCCAATTATCGCTTGAAAGTTTTGAAATATCAATTTCAATCCCTTTAGATAAAATTTCATTTGTAAAATTTCTGATACTATGAATCTTTATGTATCTGAAATTCGAAGAATTTGTCTTTGTGACATTAAATATGCTTACATAAGTAAGGGCGTCTTCAAATATTGGCAAATCGCCGAAGTCTACTATCGAGTTAAGAGAAAAGTCTTTTAATAAGGTTTCTCTCAAGTTTCTGCCATATTCAGTCACTAAGAATTGATTTGAAGAAATGAAACTTACATTCCCATTTGGTTTTAAGATATTATGTGCAAGCTCAAAGAATAGAACAGAGATATCAATTCTCTTATTGGCAAGACGTTTGTTTTGTTTGTACCAGTCGATTAACTTATGTTCAAGGTCTTGTACTTTTAAATAAGGTGGATTTGCAATAATTGTATCAAAGCCTACATAGTCGCCATCATCGTTGAGCACTTCAGGAAATTCAAAACGCCATTCAAATGCATTTTCAAAAATGCTATTGTTTTTGGTGTTGTCGACTTGCTCTTGAAGCTTTTTTATTCTGCCTTCTTTTTTTTGTTTTATATGTTCCTGTAATCTGGTTAGCTTTTGATTGAAAAGTTTTCCTTCATAATGTAGAGAATATTCCTGCTTTAGCCTTGAAAGCTCATTGTACAATTTACCTTCTCTGCTGACGTGAGAAATAAAATCACTTTTAATTTTTTCAATCAATAGGTGGAGGTGTCTTTTCTCCTCTTTGTTGGTTGCATGTTTGTATTGAATTACAGCGTTCTTGTAATCGGAAATATTTATTTTGGTTTTGCTCAGTGCCAGTTTTAAATCGGCATCTATCCCAAAGCGGCTCACCAGGCTGTTGCCGCATTTTATGTTGATGTCGATATTGGGCAGGGTTTCCAGCTCAGTGGCATTTTTGTAATAGGCATTTTTTAGCAGTTCTATCCACAGGCGCAGCCGGCATATTTTTACGGAGTTGGCGTTGATGTCTACCCCAAACAGGCAGTTTTCAATAATGGTTTGCTTTTCGTGAAACAGGGCTTCCTGTACCCGCTGGCTTTCTTTGCTGTTGGGGTTGTACTCATACAGCTCACCATTGTCGTCGGTTACTATCAGTTCATCGTTTACTACTTCTATCTGGTATTCTTTCAGGCGTTTGCCTTGGCGGTCTTGCAGTATTTTCAGGTCGTTTTTAATGGCAATCATTTCGTTGAGTGCCGATACCAAAAAGTGACCCGAGCCTACGGCGGGGTCGCATATTTTCAGGCTGTTTACAATGCGGTTGGCTTCGGCCGTGTCTTCTATATGGTTGTATAGTTCATCCAGCGATTGGCATTGCCATTGTTTTACCTCGTTAAACTTTTGCAGCACGGCCTTTCGAATGGTTTGGCGGCACATGTACATGGTAATAAAGCCGGGGGTAAAAAAGGAACCGTCTTTGTAACCATTTATTTTTTCGAAAATGAGGCCCAGCACAGATGCATTGATGAGGGTTTTGTTGTCTTCCTGAATGTCTTCGGAGCCCTCGCTGCTAAAGTCGTAGGCGTTTAAAAATTCAAACAGGTACTGCAGGGTATTGAGCTGTCCGCTGCGCTTTTTGGCCTGTGCATCTTTTAGCACGGTTTGAGGGTGCAGGGGTATGCTTTTATCATCTTTCAGGTTGCTGATAAAGAGGGTGGCCTGTTCGGTATCGGTAGGTTCAAACAGCGATGAATTGAGGTAGGGCACTTGGGCGAAGGCCGCTTGCACATCGGCGTTTCTGTCGGCATGTCGGCGGGCCAGCACCTGAAAAAACAAACTGTTGAGGTCGTCGTAGCTGCGGATATGGGAGTGCTGCAAAAAAGCATAGCGGGTATCGCCTTTGTGGTAGCTGATAAGCTGCGCTTCGAGCAGTTTTAAAAACAAGATGCGGTTGATCCAGGTAATGCAGAGTTCGAGAGCTACTGCAAAGAGGCGTTCTTCGGTACTGTTGCCATACAGGCCGGGTTTGGGCAGTTGGTTTAGTTTATCGAGGCTGTCCAGTTGTATAATGGCATCTTCGAGCAGGGTACCGCTATGGCGCTGGCCGGGTGCGTGTCGGCCTATCAGTTTTTTACTGCCTTCTTTGGTTTCGGTCAGGCCAATAATGTGCAGTAGTTCGGCATAAAACCGTTTGTCGAGGCTGTTGCTATCGTTGGCAAAGGGTAGCTTCAGCAGGTGCTCTGGGGAGAGTATTTTATAAAGGGCTATCAGGGCATTGTCGTCGGCTTTGCTGCTGTTGCGCAGGGTTTTCTGATAGTCTTGTAGCTGAATGTAAGTGCAGTCTATCTGTGTGTGTAGCTGCGCTATAAAAGGTTCGGCTATCTGCTTGTAAAAAAAATCGGTACGGGTATCGGCAAGCCTGCCCTGTTCAAAATCGGTAAACTGCTGCACCAGTGTTTTGTGTTGGGCAAACAGTCGGTCAAACTGGGTGGCATCAAAAATGTACCACTCGTACAGGTTGGTGGCTACCAGGTGTTTTATTTCGAGGTTGTGGTGGGTAATGCGTTCCCGCAGGTAGTAAAGTACCAGCTCCTGAAAAGCCTTGGTATTTATTTTTTGTGCCGACAGCATTTCGGCCTTGTTGGTGGGCTTTTTGGCCTCAATGATAACGCCCACCGTGCTGCCGGCCTGTGCTCCGTTGTGAATCACCTGATCGTTTCGCCCCTTGGTATTGATGAAATGCTGCGGGGCGTAGTAAGTATCATGCAAAAAACGGCTCAGCAGGTTCTTGTGAAACTCTTCGCTTTCCGTTTCGTTGGCACTATCGAGCAGGGTAATGAGGTTAACCTTGAACTGCTCAATAGCCGAGCGGCTGGGTTTTACTTTCAGAAAGGCCTTGTTGAGCGA
The Phnomibacter ginsenosidimutans genome window above contains:
- a CDS encoding DUF47 domain-containing protein yields the protein MGLNSVLKFFLPKDRVFFDLFENVADNLEIMGKKLKEIVAETDYDKRAALIKQVEDLEHKNDEVTHRIFTELGRNFITPFDREDIHYLASALDDIADYIYASAKKINFYRVNPNDIGISKFADLIEQGCIQVQTAVKELRNMKNVRSITDALVRVNSIENQADDVFDLSIERLFATEPDAKEVIKKREIYQVLELVTDKFEDAGNVIESIIIKYA
- a CDS encoding glycoside hydrolase family 28 protein; protein product: MQIKNVKLHNAGFWTTHLYQCNNVLIENCDIRSPFAPVKAPSTDGIDIDVCKNVTVRKCYISVNDDAVCVKGGKGPDAHLRSENGVVENVLIEDCVFGESHGTLTFGSESIHARNIVMRNCVMEHNTSILRLKMRPDTYQIYENVRIENITGKCGTIISMAPWTQFFDMGGSTAKPYAQVRNIVFSNIEVQCASLGTMEGNPMDTVTAVQFNNVKATAKAPVLKTPYKAGIAVNNVLVNGQPFEWK
- a CDS encoding alpha-L-rhamnosidase, with translation MKKLLFLLCLQTIAIYTLAQLNVQQLRTENLTNPLGMDVPQPMLSWQLSSTEKQVLQTAYEIRVGNTAAVAKGKVQWSSGKIHSEQSAGVLYNGPALQSGKKYYWQVRVWNNKGQVSPWSELAFWQMGLLQPNDWKAQWIEPGYTEDLHFAAPLLRKEFSSNKKIQSATAFITAHGLYEAQINGRRVGDAFLTPGWTSYNKRLQYQVYDVTTLLLQGVNAVAVTLGDGWYRGNFAFDHRRNIYGKDIALLFQLQIVYSDGSTTTIASDGSWKSATGAIRANGIYQGEIIDARLEKNGWTTAGYNDTAWTPVKTANHSKDILVATYNEPIKQHETFAPVKILTTPKGEQVIDFGQNLVGWVKVKLRGKAGDTVRIAHAEVLDKHGNFYTENLRGAKAQAVYVLKGNGEEIFEPHFTFFGFRYIKVEGAAAALQPQDFTAVALYSDMPKTGSFTSSNALINQLQHNIEWGLRGNFVDVPTDCPQRDERMGWTGDAQAFFRTATFLRGVNNFFGKWLKDLAADQINTGSVPHVIPNVLGDNGWAAGGSAGWSDAATIIPWEMYVVYGDKRILATQYNSMKAWVNYMQSKSRNDLWNSGDHFGDWLFYTMADDNDGKAAITNKYLIAQCFYAYSTQLLINAATVLNKPEDVATYTALLQRIKTAFLNEYTTPNGATMSNTQTSYVLALHFDMFPEHLRQQAAERLVNNIKQYGNHLTTGFLGTPYLCHVLSRFGYSDVAYTLLLQQTYPSWLYPVTKGATTIWERWDGIRTNGDFQAITMNSFNHYAYGAIGDWLYRVMVGIDNVPGTVGYKNIRIQPHIGKDFTQASASYQTPYGLCSAGWNIAQQQLTLTADIPANTTAVIYVPVQGDATVLENGQPLSSLAYLQVLGKENGYLKVQAGSGKYRFTTTFVHQ
- a CDS encoding DUF7149 domain-containing protein — its product is MQLQILKPRQSLNKAFLKVKPSRSAIEQFKVNLITLLDSANETESEEFHKNLLSRFLHDTYYAPQHFINTKGRNDQVIHNGAQAGSTVGVIIEAKKPTNKAEMLSAQKINTKAFQELVLYYLRERITHHNLEIKHLVATNLYEWYIFDATQFDRLFAQHKTLVQQFTDFEQGRLADTRTDFFYKQIAEPFIAQLHTQIDCTYIQLQDYQKTLRNSSKADDNALIALYKILSPEHLLKLPFANDSNSLDKRFYAELLHIIGLTETKEGSKKLIGRHAPGQRHSGTLLEDAIIQLDSLDKLNQLPKPGLYGNSTEERLFAVALELCITWINRILFLKLLEAQLISYHKGDTRYAFLQHSHIRSYDDLNSLFFQVLARRHADRNADVQAAFAQVPYLNSSLFEPTDTEQATLFISNLKDDKSIPLHPQTVLKDAQAKKRSGQLNTLQYLFEFLNAYDFSSEGSEDIQEDNKTLINASVLGLIFEKINGYKDGSFFTPGFITMYMCRQTIRKAVLQKFNEVKQWQCQSLDELYNHIEDTAEANRIVNSLKICDPAVGSGHFLVSALNEMIAIKNDLKILQDRQGKRLKEYQIEVVNDELIVTDDNGELYEYNPNSKESQRVQEALFHEKQTIIENCLFGVDINANSVKICRLRLWIELLKNAYYKNATELETLPNIDINIKCGNSLVSRFGIDADLKLALSKTKINISDYKNAVIQYKHATNKEEKRHLHLLIEKIKSDFISHVSREGKLYNELSRLKQEYSLHYEGKLFNQKLTRLQEHIKQKKEGRIKKLQEQVDNTKNNSIFENAFEWRFEFPEVLNDDGDYVGFDTIIANPPYLKVQDLEHKLIDWYKQNKRLANKRIDISVLFFELAHNILKPNGNVSFISSNQFLVTEYGRNLRETLLKDFSLNSIVDFGDLPIFEDALTYVSIFNVTKTNSSNFRYIKIHSIRNFTNEILSKGIEIDISKLSSDNWVLSTNENKILLEKLNTHASLSSIGKCSYGIVSGADNIFIVDENVIRKENLERELLLPLIRANNCKRYHYANFDLHIIYPYKLENGFTILLPEEELRNYYPKTYQYLFSKKKALEERKDSRTTFADSNKWYSLTRFGQLEIFGKEKIVFPGEQKITKFSIDRNKSGYSGARVFAITLTDPEVDLKYLLGILNSKLIAFIIKSTFPIKAGGYFSMSSTFVDKLPIMKPSMSVQEQIANLISEILKQERSSNEQMILEKEVDKLIYQLYELTEEEIQIIENA